TTTTGTGAAGTATAGGTTTTATATAAATATTCTATGTCAATCACTAGATGCTCTATCTCTATATCTTTAAAATGTTCATTTGGAATTTCTTTTAAATTTCTTGTAGCTTTGCCATCGCTTATGAGTAGTAGCCTTATCTTTTTGATTTTATCTTGCTCTAAATAGTGATAAATTTGATATGCCATAGAATAATGCTCAAATCCCTCCTCCATTTCTTTATAAATCTCTTGGCTACATTTATCCAAAAATGTTTTTAGCTGTCTAAACTTTGTGCTAATCTCATCTAAATTTAGCGTTTGCAATGCTTCTTCTTGGAAAAATATTTGCGTAATGAGCGTCAAAACCTCTCTTTCCTCATCATAATCATATCCATATATTTCCATTCCTCTTTTAGTGTATTGGGCTTGTGTATAATTACGCGTAAGTTCTGCGATTTCTACCAAACTCTCACAAATGTTTTCAAAAAAGCTTTTTGAGTGTGTAAGTCCTCTGCTTTGCGTATCTGTGAGAATGCTTTGTAGTAAATTTTGATGAAACTCTTCTAGACTTATCATAGATTCTCCTTTTGTAAGTTGATTTCCTCGATTCTAAACTCTTCACATTGCAAAAGATTAAGCGAATATTTTACTTTTTGTATGGCACTAGCTATATTTAGAGGCGTTATCTTGGGGAATTTTTCATTGATAGAAAAAATCATCACATTATCAACAACAAAACTATATTTTTCATTTTCTGTGCTGTTGATATAGCCATATTCCAATAATTTTTTGTGAAATAGTCTTTTTATCTCGGGCAAATGCTGTAATTGTCTATCTATGTATAAAATCATATCCTCGCAAGTTTGTCCATTGCTTGATATGCTTAATCCATAAGCTATAAGGTAAAATTTACTTTTTTCGCTATAAAGTTGCTCTACTGATGAGATTTCAACGATTGCTCCTTTTGAGCTTGTATAAGATTTTACCTCTAATGCCTCATCATCAAATATAAAATCTTGTTTATGAAAATCCGCACCTACCCAATGTGAGATGGCATTTTCATATCCTATTTGTTTGGCGATTATTTCTTTTAGACAAAGCAACTCGCTAAAAAGCCCCATTTGTTTATTGAGAGAAAATT
This genomic stretch from Helicobacter macacae MIT 99-5501 harbors:
- a CDS encoding PD-(D/E)XK motif protein; the encoded protein is MNLLEMLMNNHWAKMQNNTHRRVANVAYDMFYMVDLQGKYAFHIHTDFAYKNPKTLRLKGMVVQNQNSHLGTDLYIALKNNDEWSIFARLCDDLVETANNEQCTQENLLEVIQNRLEDWREFLLAYKNVEFSLNKQMGLFSELLCLKEIIAKQIGYENAISHWVGADFHKQDFIFDDEALEVKSYTSSKGAIVEISSVEQLYSEKSKFYLIAYGLSISSNGQTCEDMILYIDRQLQHLPEIKRLFHKKLLEYGYINSTENEKYSFVVDNVMIFSINEKFPKITPLNIASAIQKVKYSLNLLQCEEFRIEEINLQKENL